The genomic segment GCCGAAAGGGAAAAGGCCGAAGCACAGGGAGGAAGGCGGCCGGTTGACCCAAATGACCCCAATAGGCCAAATAATCCTGTTCCGTCGGCAGACCCAAACCATACTGTTAACTTGAAATTAGAATAGAGATCATCGCCGAAGGCGAATCAATAATTTTGATATTTAATTTTTCTTGTATGCGAGCATATAGGTATTTCTCTTCTCTTTCATATACTTTCGCTCGAAGTTTGTCCCTACATATTCATTTTCTTTTGCGCCTGCGGGTTTCATAAATTCCACAGGGGTTAGTTCGTTAGTGAAATTCGCGAAAACATTTTGCATCCAGTGAAAATAATCTTCATGGTCAGTTGCGATATTTATCAAACCATTTTTTTTCATGCATCTGATTATTTGCGTTACGTTTTCCTGGCTGATGAATCTTCGCCTGTGATGTGCGCGTTTCGGCCAGGGGTCTGGAAAATAAATATGAAAACACTCGATGCTGGAGCTGCGGATATGTTTGGCGATAAAAACGGCGGCGTCTGTTCTTAGCATACGGACATTCTCCAAGCCCCTTCGCCCCATTCTATCTACGGCATATTTGTAGTATTTGTTCGCCCATTCTATGCCGAGGAAATTGATGTCGGGAAATGCCGCCGCCTGACCGACGAGGAAAGTTCCTTTGCCGGAGCCGACTTCGATATGTACGGCGTTTTTACGTCCGAAAACATTGGACAGCTTTAATTTGCCCTTAATATTATCATCTGAAAGGGCGACATTTTCATAGTCTTTTAGTGTTCTTTTCATCATACATGTATTTTACATATTATTAGA from the Planctomycetaceae bacterium genome contains:
- the trmB gene encoding tRNA (guanosine(46)-N7)-methyltransferase TrmB, translating into MMKRTLKDYENVALSDDNIKGKLKLSNVFGRKNAVHIEVGSGKGTFLVGQAAAFPDINFLGIEWANKYYKYAVDRMGRRGLENVRMLRTDAAVFIAKHIRSSSIECFHIYFPDPWPKRAHHRRRFISQENVTQIIRCMKKNGLINIATDHEDYFHWMQNVFANFTNELTPVEFMKPAGAKENEYVGTNFERKYMKEKRNTYMLAYKKN